In Bythopirellula goksoeyrii, a single window of DNA contains:
- a CDS encoding Gfo/Idh/MocA family protein → MIRVGIVGVGFMGMVHYLTYLKLLGIEVVAICDSNRDRLNGDWSEIQGNFGPVGQKMDLTGILTYESAEELIAEANVDLIDITLPPAMHAEIAIKALQAGRHVFCEKPMAMDVGDCDRMLQAAIDSDRKLLIGHVLPFNPEYAWALQEVHSGKYGKILSGSFKRIISDPSWLTDYWKADVVGGPMLDLHVHDAHFIRLLFGMPSRVTTRGSQRNGLAEHWSSLFEFSDGTVHVLATSGVINQQGRPFLHGFEIQMEKATLAFDFAVIDSGIGEEQGRYLCKPILLDSRGHATYPSLGNGDPMHAFAAELEHVSKVIPGELTAGVLACDLARDAIQICQMQSDNLAFP, encoded by the coding sequence ATGATCCGTGTAGGAATCGTTGGCGTTGGTTTCATGGGGATGGTGCATTATCTGACGTACCTAAAACTATTGGGCATTGAGGTGGTTGCCATTTGTGACAGCAATCGAGATCGGTTGAATGGTGACTGGTCTGAAATTCAAGGAAACTTTGGCCCAGTAGGCCAGAAAATGGATCTGACAGGTATACTGACCTATGAATCTGCGGAGGAGCTAATTGCCGAGGCAAATGTTGACTTAATAGATATCACATTGCCACCAGCCATGCATGCTGAAATCGCTATCAAGGCACTTCAGGCAGGAAGGCACGTCTTTTGTGAAAAACCAATGGCTATGGACGTCGGCGACTGTGACCGAATGCTTCAAGCAGCTATCGATTCCGATCGCAAACTCCTCATTGGACACGTGTTGCCCTTTAACCCCGAGTATGCATGGGCACTTCAGGAAGTACATTCTGGCAAGTACGGAAAGATACTAAGTGGATCGTTCAAGCGGATTATCTCCGATCCTTCCTGGCTGACGGATTACTGGAAGGCTGATGTTGTAGGCGGTCCAATGCTCGATTTGCATGTCCATGACGCCCACTTCATTCGTTTACTATTTGGCATGCCTTCCAGAGTCACAACGCGCGGCTCGCAGCGCAACGGTTTAGCAGAACATTGGTCTTCTTTATTCGAGTTTTCTGACGGCACTGTTCACGTGCTTGCTACTAGTGGAGTCATCAATCAGCAGGGACGGCCTTTCCTGCATGGTTTTGAAATTCAGATGGAAAAGGCGACACTTGCCTTTGATTTTGCAGTTATTGATTCTGGCATAGGCGAGGAGCAAGGACGCTATCTTTGCAAGCCGATACTCCTCGATTCACGAGGACATGCAACTTACCCAAGCCTTGGTAATGGTGATCCTATGCATGCTTTTGCGGCTGAGCTAGAACACGTTTCGAAGGTGATCCCAGGTGAGCTCACAGCTGGCGTGCTGGCATGCGACCTTGCCCGCGATGCGATTCAAATCTGCCAAATGCAATCAGACAATCTTGCTTTCCCGTAA
- a CDS encoding DUF1559 domain-containing protein — protein MVHSKAWNITLRSISKRKSYVTRIGFTLVELLVVIAIIGVLVALLLPAVQAAREAARRSQCTNNMKQLGLALQNYHSALGEFPEMSSAMDPIWKHGPTWTALIFPYFEAGNAYVNLDFKDDTFWLESGGALSHNIRALSNFVPGILHCPSSALPRSYPQETAEGSVEFAETCYVGISGAAYVRVDENDPSLNVYHPKTDPSPQENHGPVSAGGMLGIQHNVKISECTDGTSNTIMVGEESDYTQALTEAVVSYQVVEGPGQIDLRSSNRHSAFTGNSHHFEPNGPKSMRFKGFNGCASKNCARCYNMTTVLYPINSKVWDPQTMGYLGCNKPIRSAHPGGAMALFADGHVSLLQDATDLQTFSNLANRDDGNILSGL, from the coding sequence ATGGTTCACAGCAAAGCTTGGAATATTACATTGCGATCCATATCGAAAAGGAAATCGTATGTTACAAGGATTGGATTTACCCTCGTAGAGCTCTTGGTTGTGATTGCCATCATAGGTGTTTTGGTAGCTCTGTTGCTACCGGCGGTGCAAGCAGCTAGGGAGGCTGCTCGACGCTCGCAGTGTACAAACAATATGAAACAATTAGGCTTGGCATTGCAGAATTATCATTCTGCACTCGGTGAATTCCCTGAAATGTCTTCAGCCATGGATCCGATTTGGAAGCATGGACCAACGTGGACCGCATTGATCTTTCCATACTTTGAAGCAGGGAATGCGTACGTAAATCTAGACTTTAAAGATGACACCTTCTGGCTTGAAAGTGGAGGCGCACTCTCCCACAACATTCGTGCGCTCTCGAATTTTGTGCCCGGCATACTACATTGTCCCAGTAGTGCCCTGCCAAGATCTTATCCGCAAGAGACAGCTGAAGGCTCCGTGGAGTTTGCCGAGACTTGCTATGTAGGTATTAGTGGTGCTGCCTACGTTAGGGTGGATGAGAATGATCCGAGCTTGAATGTTTATCATCCGAAAACGGATCCAAGTCCTCAGGAGAATCATGGTCCAGTTTCCGCAGGAGGCATGCTCGGAATTCAACATAATGTAAAGATTTCTGAATGCACCGATGGTACGTCAAATACTATTATGGTTGGCGAAGAATCCGATTATACTCAAGCACTTACCGAAGCTGTCGTAAGCTATCAAGTTGTGGAAGGCCCCGGGCAGATAGACCTGAGATCTTCCAATCGGCACAGTGCCTTTACAGGAAACTCTCACCACTTTGAACCCAATGGCCCAAAATCGATGCGATTTAAAGGATTTAATGGATGCGCTAGCAAAAATTGTGCTCGTTGTTACAACATGACCACAGTTTTGTATCCGATCAACAGCAAGGTGTGGGATCCTCAAACTATGGGTTATTTAGGCTGCAATAAGCCTATACGGTCAGCACATCCCGGTGGTGCGATGGCACTATTTGCCGACGGGCATGTCAGTTTGTTGCAGGACGCTACCGATTTACAGACATTTAGCAATCTTGCAAACCGTGATGATGGAAATATCCTGAGCGGGCTATAA
- a CDS encoding glycine C-acetyltransferase gives MQEKLRTYISELRHGGLYKSERALLSKQSSQILVADNTQTLNLCANNYLGLASHPEIIRAAHEALDRWGYGLSSVRFICGTQEIHKELEARLSHFLGTEDTILYGSCFDANGGLFETLLSDEDAVISDALNHASIIDGIRLSKAKRYRYRNNDMCDLEAKLKLALSAKHRLIATDGVFSMDGTIANLFEICQLAEQYDAMVMIDDSHAVGFIGPTGRGTHEYHNVIDRVDIITGTLGKALGGAGGGYTSGRKEIIDFLRQRSRPYLFSNSVAPPVVAASLRALELITESTQLRDQLELNTRFFRCSIEKIGLETVPGEHPIVPIMLGDASIASAMADALLKKGVYVVGFSYPVVPRGMARIRTQISAAHSLDELSRAVDAFTQVKEDLIQNSIYPLRP, from the coding sequence ATGCAAGAGAAATTAAGGACTTATATTAGCGAGCTGCGGCACGGTGGCTTGTACAAGTCAGAACGTGCGCTTCTTTCCAAGCAAAGTTCCCAAATTCTTGTCGCGGATAACACCCAAACACTTAATTTGTGTGCAAATAATTACTTAGGCCTTGCTAGCCACCCTGAAATCATTCGAGCAGCACATGAAGCACTTGATCGCTGGGGTTACGGCCTTTCTTCAGTACGATTTATTTGTGGTACTCAGGAGATCCATAAGGAGCTTGAAGCAAGATTAAGTCACTTTCTAGGTACCGAAGACACAATTCTTTACGGTTCGTGTTTTGACGCCAATGGAGGACTTTTTGAAACACTACTTTCTGATGAAGATGCGGTAATCTCAGATGCATTGAATCATGCGAGTATTATCGATGGCATTCGTTTGAGCAAAGCAAAGCGATATCGTTATAGAAACAACGACATGTGCGATCTTGAAGCAAAGCTTAAATTGGCGTTATCAGCCAAGCATCGCCTGATCGCGACAGATGGGGTATTCTCAATGGATGGCACCATTGCCAATCTATTTGAGATATGCCAATTAGCTGAACAATATGACGCAATGGTCATGATTGATGATTCACACGCAGTCGGCTTCATTGGCCCTACAGGGAGGGGAACACACGAATATCATAACGTGATAGACCGTGTCGACATTATTACTGGTACACTCGGCAAGGCTCTTGGAGGGGCAGGTGGAGGCTACACGAGCGGGCGCAAAGAGATAATAGATTTCCTCCGTCAACGATCACGTCCATATTTATTCTCTAATTCAGTTGCCCCGCCGGTCGTTGCAGCATCGCTGCGCGCTTTGGAATTAATAACAGAATCGACACAGCTGAGAGACCAACTGGAATTAAACACACGATTCTTTCGTTGTTCGATAGAAAAAATTGGTCTCGAAACAGTTCCTGGTGAACATCCGATTGTGCCTATCATGCTAGGAGATGCTTCCATTGCTTCAGCAATGGCTGATGCTTTGTTGAAAAAAGGTGTTTATGTAGTTGGATTTTCATATCCTGTGGTCCCGCGCGGCATGGCACGAATTAGAACTCAGATATCAGCGGCACATTCCCTAGACGAGTTGTCAAGAGCTGTCGATGCGTTTACTCAGGTCAAGGAGGACTTAATTCAAAACTCAATATATCCTCTTCGCCCGTAA
- the tdh gene encoding L-threonine 3-dehydrogenase, with product MQALIKKFPCEGLWLEEVPEPTVGVNDVLIRVHRTGICGTDIHIYNWDKWAEKTVLTPLIVGHEFVGEVVETGSNVSGFTSGDIVSGEGHVVCGQCRNCLAGRRHLCSETSSVGINRSGAFAEYISIPSTNVWRHAPKIDLDIAAIFDPFGNAVHSALAFPLIGEDVVITGAGPIGVMATAVVRHAAARHIVVVDPNSYRRQLASIMGATLVIDPRERDLKEIQAELGMVEGFDVGIEMSGSTAALRSMISNMCHGGSIAILGIPGADSEIDWSTIVLNMLTIRGICGREMYETWYKMTVMLNNGLDISSVITHRFHHREYQKAFEAMKSGESGKIVLDWSK from the coding sequence ATGCAAGCATTAATAAAAAAATTCCCCTGCGAAGGACTCTGGTTGGAGGAGGTTCCCGAGCCGACCGTAGGCGTAAACGATGTATTAATTCGAGTACATCGGACGGGCATTTGCGGTACGGACATTCATATTTACAACTGGGACAAATGGGCCGAGAAAACTGTACTTACTCCGCTGATAGTTGGTCATGAATTCGTGGGAGAAGTTGTAGAAACTGGCTCAAATGTGTCGGGATTCACATCCGGTGACATCGTCAGCGGAGAAGGTCATGTCGTGTGTGGGCAGTGCCGCAATTGCCTTGCTGGCAGAAGGCACTTATGTTCCGAAACAAGCAGCGTAGGCATCAATCGATCGGGTGCTTTTGCTGAGTATATCTCGATACCGTCTACCAATGTATGGCGACATGCCCCGAAGATCGACCTGGATATTGCCGCTATTTTTGATCCTTTTGGGAACGCTGTTCATTCTGCTTTAGCATTTCCACTAATAGGCGAAGATGTGGTGATTACTGGTGCAGGTCCCATTGGTGTAATGGCCACGGCCGTCGTTCGACATGCCGCGGCGCGGCACATTGTGGTGGTCGATCCCAACTCATACAGAAGGCAATTGGCTAGTATAATGGGAGCCACTCTAGTTATTGACCCACGTGAGCGAGACTTGAAGGAGATTCAAGCCGAATTGGGGATGGTCGAAGGTTTCGATGTTGGAATCGAAATGTCAGGCAGCACAGCTGCACTGCGAAGCATGATCTCGAATATGTGTCACGGAGGAAGTATCGCCATACTTGGTATTCCTGGTGCTGATTCGGAGATCGACTGGAGTACGATAGTGTTGAATATGCTCACGATTCGGGGGATCTGTGGTAGAGAAATGTATGAAACCTGGTACAAAATGACTGTAATGCTAAACAACGGTTTGGATATCAGTTCAGTCATAACTCACCGCTTTCATCACAGAGAGTATCAAAAGGCTTTCGAGGCGATGAAGTCCGGTGAATCAGGTAAGATTGTTCTCGATTGGTCAAAATGA
- a CDS encoding dipeptide epimerase — MKLSLYPFNLQLKHVFRISRDSQSEQATLVIELNDGRHNGFGEAPTDPFYEITIENLTNSLESIRTLLEPVRQIEPEIIWQQASELMPDNLFALSALDQAAYDLWGKQKGLPVYQLWGLDNADNVPSSFTIGIDEISQMVERIVEVPDWPIYKIKLGTENDIEIVRELREHTKSLFRVDANCGWNAEQTVHNSRILRTLGVEFIEQPLDPEDWDGAKYVFENAMLPIIADESCVSEDDIERCHKYFHGVNIKLCKCGGITPARRMIKAARELCMKTMIGCMVESSVGISAIAQLLPMLDYVDMDGAELLREDVATGVILEKGHCLYPEENGTGAQLLQHCSIS; from the coding sequence ATGAAGCTTTCCCTCTATCCGTTCAACTTGCAACTTAAGCACGTATTTAGGATTTCCCGAGACTCTCAAAGCGAGCAGGCTACACTGGTCATTGAACTCAATGATGGCCGGCATAACGGATTTGGTGAGGCGCCGACCGATCCGTTCTATGAAATAACAATTGAAAACTTAACGAACTCTCTGGAGTCAATCCGCACTCTTTTGGAACCAGTTCGACAAATTGAGCCAGAAATAATCTGGCAGCAAGCTTCCGAACTAATGCCAGATAACTTATTTGCCCTAAGTGCGTTAGACCAAGCAGCGTATGATCTGTGGGGAAAGCAGAAGGGGTTACCCGTGTACCAGCTTTGGGGGTTGGACAATGCGGATAACGTCCCTTCCTCTTTTACCATAGGCATCGATGAGATCTCACAAATGGTAGAGAGAATTGTGGAAGTACCTGATTGGCCAATTTACAAAATCAAACTTGGAACAGAAAACGACATAGAGATTGTCAGGGAACTTCGGGAGCATACGAAGTCTTTATTTCGAGTTGATGCGAACTGCGGATGGAACGCCGAGCAAACCGTTCATAATTCTCGTATATTGAGAACACTTGGAGTTGAGTTCATCGAACAACCTCTTGACCCAGAAGATTGGGATGGAGCGAAGTATGTCTTCGAGAATGCCATGCTGCCTATAATCGCCGACGAAAGTTGTGTTTCCGAAGATGATATTGAACGGTGCCACAAGTATTTTCATGGTGTCAATATTAAACTTTGCAAGTGTGGAGGAATTACACCAGCACGTCGCATGATCAAGGCTGCTCGAGAACTTTGCATGAAAACGATGATTGGCTGCATGGTAGAATCGAGCGTAGGGATTTCGGCAATAGCTCAACTTTTACCAATGTTAGATTATGTAGACATGGATGGCGCCGAACTATTGCGCGAAGACGTCGCCACCGGGGTAATTCTTGAAAAGGGCCACTGTCTTTACCCTGAGGAGAATGGAACTGGTGCTCAGCTTCTGCAGCATTGCTCGATTAGTTGA
- a CDS encoding DUF1611 domain-containing protein — protein MLRSSEPRLVILTEGYSDPINAKTATSVLRYGQHPTVAIIDSLQVGKTAEEILGVGGNIPFVANLSDAPTANTLMIGIAPPGGKIPMSWRSVIRGAIALGMDVISGLHDFLVDDDDFVIDASRFGVNLIDIRKNDEHDVCNQKDIRVECLRIHTVGQDCSVGKMVASIEVARALQDQGYDAKFIATGQTGIMIEGDGCPIDCVVGDFISGAIEKQILAQQHHEILVIEGQGSLAHPRYSAVTLGLLHGCIPHGMILCYEVGRSWVRDMPHVNLKSLQELRTIYENTASIMFPSKIIGVAMNSRLLSEREANAERKKVHLELGLPVCDVLRDGPHDLVKAVQKLHMELR, from the coding sequence ATGCTGAGATCGAGTGAGCCCCGCCTGGTCATTTTGACAGAAGGGTATTCGGATCCGATTAATGCCAAAACTGCGACCTCCGTATTACGTTACGGTCAACACCCCACCGTTGCAATTATTGATTCCCTTCAGGTCGGGAAGACTGCTGAAGAAATATTGGGAGTAGGCGGAAACATTCCATTCGTAGCCAATTTGTCTGATGCCCCTACTGCAAATACGCTGATGATCGGCATCGCTCCTCCCGGCGGCAAGATACCTATGAGCTGGCGATCTGTAATCCGCGGGGCAATCGCTTTAGGAATGGACGTGATCTCAGGCCTCCATGACTTCTTGGTCGACGATGACGATTTTGTCATCGATGCTTCAAGATTTGGAGTGAATTTGATCGACATTCGCAAGAATGATGAACATGATGTCTGTAACCAAAAAGACATTCGAGTCGAATGCTTACGTATTCATACCGTAGGCCAAGACTGCTCGGTCGGCAAAATGGTGGCTTCGATCGAAGTTGCTCGAGCACTACAAGATCAAGGCTACGATGCCAAGTTTATCGCCACAGGCCAAACAGGCATAATGATCGAAGGGGATGGCTGCCCCATCGACTGTGTCGTAGGAGATTTTATTAGCGGTGCTATTGAAAAGCAAATCCTTGCACAACAGCACCATGAGATTTTGGTTATAGAAGGGCAAGGAAGTCTTGCGCACCCTCGATACTCAGCTGTCACTCTTGGACTACTTCATGGCTGCATTCCTCATGGCATGATACTGTGCTACGAAGTTGGGCGTTCTTGGGTTCGCGATATGCCACATGTGAATTTGAAATCGCTTCAAGAGTTGCGGACAATCTATGAAAACACCGCTTCGATTATGTTTCCTTCAAAGATTATTGGTGTTGCGATGAACTCTCGGCTGCTGTCTGAGCGTGAAGCCAATGCAGAACGGAAGAAAGTGCACCTGGAATTAGGTTTGCCTGTCTGTGATGTTCTTCGCGATGGGCCTCATGACTTGGTTAAAGCTGTCCAGAAGCTACACATGGAGTTGAGGTAA
- a CDS encoding IS256 family transposase, whose amino-acid sequence MSKPTTKQPNIPATETIDPEVLAFRQVFDSRSLLDEIIHEGARRMLQAAIDAEVDAFIETHQDRCDLEGRRLVVKNGSLPAREVLTGAGAIQVKQGRVRDNSSDPKGRVVFSPSVLPAYLRRTESIEELIPWLYLKGISTNDFGEALHALVGEQAKGLSANVVVRLKEQWAEEYDQWNQRDLSEKEYVYVWADGIHVKVRLEDDANKKQCILVLMGATADGTKELIAVLDGYRESEQSWSELLLDLKQRGLAIAPKIAVGDGALGFWAALRKVFPETREQRCWVHKTANVLNKMPKSVQPKAKGDLHEIWQAETKANAETAFKHFLEKYDAKYPQACACLRKDRSELLTFYDFPAEHWGHLRTTNPIESTFATIRLRHRKTKGNGTRRASLAMMFKLAQSAEKKWRRLRSYEKITLVIEGRSFKDGIMQESAA is encoded by the coding sequence ATGAGCAAGCCTACGACAAAGCAACCGAACATTCCAGCCACCGAGACGATTGATCCTGAAGTACTCGCCTTCCGACAAGTCTTCGACAGTCGTAGCCTACTGGATGAGATCATCCATGAAGGAGCTCGCAGAATGCTGCAAGCAGCCATTGATGCTGAAGTCGATGCTTTCATCGAAACGCACCAGGATCGGTGCGATTTGGAGGGTCGACGTCTGGTGGTCAAGAATGGCAGCCTGCCCGCGAGGGAGGTCCTCACCGGTGCAGGAGCCATCCAAGTAAAACAAGGACGCGTTCGCGACAATTCGTCTGATCCCAAGGGGCGAGTTGTTTTCTCCCCGAGCGTGTTGCCGGCTTACCTTCGCAGGACCGAATCGATCGAGGAACTGATTCCCTGGCTCTACCTCAAAGGCATTTCGACGAATGACTTTGGAGAGGCCCTGCATGCCCTGGTGGGCGAGCAGGCCAAGGGGCTCAGTGCCAACGTGGTCGTCCGACTCAAAGAGCAATGGGCCGAGGAATACGACCAGTGGAATCAACGTGATCTTTCCGAGAAAGAGTACGTTTACGTCTGGGCGGACGGCATCCACGTGAAAGTCCGTTTGGAAGACGATGCCAACAAGAAGCAGTGCATTCTGGTACTTATGGGAGCGACTGCTGATGGCACGAAGGAATTGATTGCCGTGCTCGATGGCTATCGCGAGAGCGAGCAGAGTTGGAGTGAGTTGCTCTTGGACTTGAAGCAACGTGGGCTTGCTATTGCTCCGAAGATCGCCGTGGGTGACGGTGCACTGGGCTTCTGGGCAGCGTTACGAAAAGTCTTTCCTGAGACGCGAGAGCAACGCTGTTGGGTCCACAAGACGGCCAATGTGCTTAACAAGATGCCCAAGAGCGTGCAGCCAAAGGCCAAGGGCGATCTCCACGAAATCTGGCAGGCGGAAACGAAAGCGAATGCCGAAACCGCCTTCAAACACTTCCTGGAAAAATACGACGCTAAGTATCCGCAGGCGTGTGCATGCCTGAGGAAGGATCGCAGCGAGCTGCTCACCTTCTATGACTTCCCCGCTGAACACTGGGGCCACTTGCGCACAACCAATCCTATCGAGTCTACATTCGCGACGATTCGCCTGCGGCATCGCAAAACCAAAGGCAATGGCACACGCCGCGCAAGCTTGGCGATGATGTTCAAGTTGGCCCAATCGGCCGAGAAGAAATGGAGACGACTACGCAGCTACGAGAAGATCACACTCGTCATCGAAGGACGGTCCTTCAAAGACGGAATCATGCAGGAATCTGCCGCTTAG